TCGTTTTGACTTGGAAGGGTCTGATTCCTTTCCGTAAGCTAATGATTTTACTTTCATTGTGATAATTTGATTGTGTTGTTATAATCTTTCAGAGTGATGGGAACCTTTTCTTGCTAGGGTTGTTGTTCGTGTCGCCCTAATTTTGAGGCTGCCCCTGTTTGATCAGATAAACTCATTCAGAATTATTACAAACTGAATTATTGTTGGTTTTCTCAATTTGAAAGTGAAATTTGTCTGGTGGCAGTTGAAGGGATGTGCCCACTCTCATTTCAACCCAATAGATGCTTAGCATTTAGCAGAGCTGACTCTGTTATCCATCCCAACCCCCCAACTGCTATGCTTTCAACGACTCTGTTATCTCTCTATCTTCTCCGTTCCTCTTAATTGTACTGATTCAAGTTGCTAGGCTTTCGTCTGGGAATGAATTAAAGTGTGAACTTGGTTGATTTGTTGATTAAATGATATTGGATTGATGTCCAAGAGAccatagagaaagagaatgatgaagtggaggaacttttataaattatgttttgtttgattcttttcttttcttttctttttttaatttattgtttgtttttaattagtaagtCATGGTTCATGCAtgttagaatttatgtttatatttgtttgaatacattatggaatttatgtttatttttagattaaataactatttttaataattttctatattaaaaattatatttacaaaaggcctttatattttttttatttacacatttccTGGCATTTCTGTTGCCtcctttttgaaaaatgtcatttccccCTTTCTATTTCGTATCGTTTctgtttttagttttcatttccGTGCAACCTAGCTGCCGTTTGTGGGTGTGGCACTGTGGTTTCTCTATTGCAGTATGTTCCTAATTTTTTGTTGGATTCATTTGTATTCATAAAGGTTTTTCCAATGCTCAGGTTGGTCTGCTTACtgtgcatgtgtatgtatatgtttgTGTATGTGGGCTTGTTTTGGTTCAGTGGCTTCgtttatttgtttgtttcttgGAACCCCTCTAGAGATGGGTTCTGTTGGTTGGGGTTTTGGCTTTGCATGACTAAGCTGTAAGTAGCTGCTACATACATTATAATTTGTTTCATATTTTGGTTAATGCTGGTTCTTGTTTACTGGTCTGTAATGTTCATTTCCAGAGTAACTTAACACCTGTGGATCTAAGCTGGTTTCAACTTTTAATCAAAAACCAAGCTCATGAACTGATCTGACCCATTGGAAGaatgaaataataattgatGTTTACAGGAACCAGACTAAAGCTAAAAGTCTCAGACTCTCAGTCATCACTATGTAAGCTGTAGTTTGAACCTTTccatgttttagtttttttgtctAGAAGCTGAGGGTATCTTGTTCATTTGATTGTCTTAATGAATgctatattgttgttgtttaagAACTTTTgtgaaatacaaatttatagACTTTCAAGCCCTTTCCCAGCACTGCAAGAATCTGCTCATCTGTATGTTGGAGTAAAAGTGATAGGGTCAAAATATTCTGTGTGTCAAGTAGAACtcaatttcttcaaatttacTTTTATCTTGATTCTCCTTAAATGATTTTTGTATGCTTATATGCCAATGTGAATTAAATCTTAAACCAAATCCAAAGCATACATTAAGAATTACAATGCAAGTAtttttcttcatgggtttttcCAATAAAGTCTAGTTGTATCTGATATGCTCTCTTTAGGCAGTTGCTTGGTTGAAAATGAATCTGCTTACGGGTAGGGATGTGAATAGGTCCCCAATTAACCCCATTTACACACTTGGTTTAATAGATTTTCAAATAAGGGTTATACTATACCCcatttttatacttgttttacTTGTACATGGGGTTAATtgggacccatttacatccctacTTATGGGTCATGGTTCATCATTTGCAGTAGGCTTTTCAATGCATAAGACATTACTAGGCTTTTCAATGAATTTCCAGATATTTTGTTTCTCATTCATCTATCATTCAATGGCCTTAGATATCTTGAGGCATCTCTATCATGGTatcaattttatattcattGGAACTCCAACAAAAATTCAGTTTCAGCTTTACTTAAAATGccttagatatatttttttaaacacttACCTAGgtatttgaattcattttcctGCTATCTGAAGCCAAATGGGTGACCAGCCTCAACAGGGTTAGTTGACAGGCAGAAGCTACCCTGTATGCTTGTTTCTCTAGTCCAAACCAACCAAATGACCAGCCAGAATGTTTTCTGCCTACGGTGGCAGAAATTGCCACCTATTGGCTTCTAGGTTTTTCTTATTCCTTCCGAGGTGTTGTTTGAATATTCGTAAGTTAATCTTCATATTTTACAACCagttttcttgcatttttttccAGTTTCAGTCACTTCATCTGTTTTGGATGCAGTGTATGCTGTGCTTGGGTTTACATTCCCACTTAGGAATTCACTTATACCTTTCTGTACAGGGTTCTAGTATTCTTCTCAATTTGGTACCTTTCCAACTAGCAATAAGCTTGTCAGTACTTTCTTCTAGTTCATTTTGGGCATATCAGATCCTAATTAACTCATGCAATTGCCCTGCTTCATTGTATATATGTAGGTTTAGTTCTTAGCATGTTGTGTACACATTTCAATATGGCAAACATTGCAGTGAATCATTCACTTGGCCAATACTAATTAATGTAATGCTGCTATCCAAACACAAAAAAGGGATAACCCCTATATTTATTGCTTTGTCTCCGAAATCAGCTTTCAGTAATGGGGATTGAACCATGGGATAACTCTCTCATTTTGCTGCTTCTTCGTTTCTTCAATTGAACCAATGGAAGGAGATAAATCTTCTTTTCCTATTGTTGCACCAAACAAACAGAATCCAAGAGGATCCCTTGAAAAAAATACAACTCTTGGTTTGAAGAATGATTCCTCTGCCATGGgcttcaaataaataaatagcttGGGCTTCAAGAGAAACTATTTTGTTCTTAGTCCTTTTTTTTTGGTAACACTAATCCCTTTTTCATAAATTCCAGAATGCAGGGATTCTCCTAGTATTTTGTAAAATCTCAAGGGTGTTGGGATTTACCAATGCCCCTGGATTACTAAAAAGGAAATATTCTTTTAACTtccttaaatttaaattttttatttaaagaataaaacAGTAACTGGACCCCTTTCGTCAATGTCTGTTATGCAAGGGCAATTCGTGTAAATCCAAAGTTGGTATTGTTAGACGTGTTTGGTGTTGGTGGTAATTctcattcattttttattttttattaaaaaatcaaaactaaacattgtgtttgatagtattgtcattttttaaaattttgaaaataaaattgaaagtgatgtttgataaaaatattgtgTTTTATCAAGTGATTAAGTATATAtgctaaataatatttaacaaaaatttttacttatatttttcaGTTGATAAAAGGGGTATGGCTGGTTGGTCATCAGAGGTTGGGTTGACTAAGAAGGTGTGGCTGGTTGGTCATTGGAGATTGAGTTCATGAAGGGGTTGGTTGGTCAGTTGAATGGAAGCAAAATATAAAGTACAAAGACACCAATTTGGTTGGAGATTGACTTCAACGGATTGGTATCCTTTGATCTTGATTGCTCTTCAGCTGAATTTGTGAACTGGGTGTGTGATATAGTGCACTGATATGAAGGTTTCTataatgttacatatatataaccatATATGGGTGTGTACCATCTCCTGATAGTCATATATAAGAGATCCTGTAAGAAGTTCCAAGTCACCTGGGTCTAGTACTTCAGTCTTCTAAGGAGGCAATAAATTAACCTAGAAGAACTGCAAAACAGCATATCTTGTCTTTCATTGTATATGCTCAAATTCAACTATGCTAGGATATTGTTCGTAGCATTATTGGTTCTCAATTAACATGTAAATTTTATAGTGCAGAACCCCACACattaacaaaattagaaaatgttgtTCACAACTTCAGTCTCACAAACTGATATTTCTCAACCTGCTAGTGCTAAGATATCTCATTGGAAAGTGTTGGAACATctttattaaattatgaaagGGTTAGCCGTGAAGGGTGATTTTCAACTGCCCATATCTTAATATTTGTTTACTATGGTGTTCAGTTTCTTGGTCTGAAGTCACATCTTTTGTAAATACGGGTTCCAAATTTCAAGAATGCCAAGTAAAGATAAAGTTTATAGTTGTCAAGATTATATAATATCAATCATATTACTCAGCGGTGTGTGTTTCTGTGTTCTTTGTCAGTGGTTGTCTTTGTTCAAAGATACCAATCCATACTGCAAAGAAACCACCATCAGATAATTGTTCACTGGGCAATTCTCTCTGACAATATTTGCAACTGGGTATGAATCTAAATCTCCATTTCTAGTTTCTTCTCCTCCTCAGTTAGTCattattcttgatttttatCTTTCCAATGAATAAAATAGTACATGTTTGTAAAAATGCATCTGTGGGATTTTGTTTCATGTGGGCTTGGTATTTTCCCAATTGGATTTCGTGTAGGTCTTAAGTGCTTTCCCCAAGCGAATCTTATCTCTGGCCGGTCATGTTTGTTCGTCGAGTTGCTGGGGCATTGCCGCCAGCGAGAAGGTTATTTAGCAGAAACAACAGTCATGATCTTTCCAGTTCCATTGCCGAGCTTAATAAGGTATCAAATACTGTTTCCTGCTCAGCTTAACCTCAATCCAAATTCAACTTGATATGGGTGTTTGTAGATATAATTGAATATAGATTGTAAAGCTGTTTCCACTCTTCTGTTGCTTTTTATCACTTGTCTTCAACTGCATTATAGGAAAGAGGTGCTGGCTGAGTTTTGGTTAAATTAGTAATATCCTCATGAATTTATGTAGCATAGAGGGCTTGAGACTTGATTCAGCTGCAAGTCTAGCATTAAAGGTCTTgcagataaaagaaaaaaaaatcaaaaaagaaagggaaaaaaatgagCACCTAGTTTAATTTCAAATGTTCTATTAATTGTCTATCTCATACAGCACCCAGGTTTTGGCTGCTTATTTCTACATATAAATGGGGACATGCAATTCTTTCACTGCTTGCCGGCACTAATCAATGACTGGAATCTCCACATGTAGGACAATGGAGACATGGGAGTCTTAATAATGATTGAAGAAAGACCACAATAGAAACGAAGACCTAAATGTACGTTAggaataactaaataaatttgatttggtAGCCATAGTTCAGTACTCGTTTCTGAATGTTAAATATTATGTTGAAATAAAGAAAGTACAGGTATTGTTTGTCAATATCAAGATATGGATGTGTCCAACAACATACCTCATGCATCAATGTGCTTTACGTTCTTCATTTTAAACTGCTTACATTAAGATCTCCTTGGACCTTGGTTGCAGGAGATGGAGTCTATATTTGGTGAACCTCCTCCAACTAATCTTGCCAGTTCAGGTAACAACCAGTTTATGGTCCAGGATTCTCAGTCTCCATCTCCAAAAACTAAAGAAATTGAAGTTGGCTTCACCCATATTGGCAGCAAGGGGGAAGCTCAAATGGTGGATATCTCCGTGAAAGAAATTAGCAAAAGGGTGGCTGTTGCGAGTTGCAAAGTTATTCTGGGTAAAAAGGTGTTTGATTTGGTCTTAGCCAACCAATTGGCCAAGGGAGATGTGCTAGCCGTGGCAAAAATTGCAGGCATAAGCGGAGCAAAGCAGACAAGTAGCCTCATCCCGCTTTGCCACAATATCCACTTGACGAATGTACGCGTTGATTTGACACTAAATCCGATTGACTTCAGTGTCGAAATAGAAGGCGAAGTTGCTACAACAGGGAAAACCGGCGTGGAAATGGAAGCAATGACGGCAGTGACTGTTGCAGGTCTGACAGTGTATGATATGTGCAAGGCTGCTTCCAGATATATTCAGATCACCGATGTAAGGCTCGAGCACAAAACTGGTGGCAAAAGCGGGGAGTGGTCAAGGGACAAGTAATGGGTTTCTGAACTGAAGTGGGAATCGCATAAAAAGAAATGGGCATAGTTTGATATCACTGGGGCCTCGTGTGCCAGTTTCTCATGATACCCCAAGTTAGCCAATGCAAGATGAGGCTGGAAGATAGGAGAAAGCTCAAGGATGAATGCCATCAaaaggggaggggggggggatGCCCTTCACAAGAAAAGTCGGCATTGTGTTCCTGGGGACTAGCTTAGGGCCTTGTTCTGTATTTATTGTcatttcttattaattaaattctagtAACTTTATTGAATGTGTTAGATAAATGCACCTACGTATCAACTCCCATATAAATATCCACGTCAATATTCCTATTGTGGAAAAATGGGAACctcatttcaaaattcttataCATCAAGTTGGCAATAGAAAGGGGATGGTTCTGAATTAGTATAAGCCCCAATCAGAGTTTTTACATGTTTCTATAATTGTTTTGTTACATctatatttgtttcattttatgCCACtcttaagataaaaataaactgAATTTATAACTCTGATCGCCTATCTAGCTGGAGTTCTGCCAAAACCAAGGCTGAAAGAGCCAACCTCATCACAATCTGCAAATATCACCTAatttattaatgtttttaatACATAAACCCACCACTACCTACCTAcccacatacatacatatatatagtccacttacaaaaataatacataCCAAAACCATAATTACATGGTAGCAAAGTTAAATGGACTAGCATACACCACACAAAGGCCTCTCAACAATTTCTCTTTGGTGTTTTCCATGCAAGCACAGAGAGGTGGCGGTGAccaacataatatatatatatttttttggcgTGATTACAAAAATTTTCTGAGAATGTTTAGATTGAGTCATAAGATAACTACTATTTGTGAAGGTGAATGTATTGTCTTAGCCTTACGACAGTACGCATGGACCATTACATTTGCCTTATATGGTCAAGTCTACTCAAGATAGTATTAATGATACTCAAGATCTACATCAATTGACACGTGTACATCTTCCTTGGCTCACACTCGATCTTGACTTATTATCTAAGCCACCTTTGACCTCAGTCCAGTATTAGGGCCACCCTTCGCTTGATCTAATTATCCAACCCATTTTTAGCAGCAATATATCTTATTTGGGCAAAGCTTTGTACCTAATTTTAAGTAAAGGGTTATATCtaaactattataaatagagtaGGATCTATAAGGTAAGtattcttaattaaaatttcCAGCTATCTTGCTCAATTCTTGCTATTACTCTACATCTAACTTAGGCATTGGAGTAACTTTCCTACCCAATCGAGGGACAATTTCGTAATTCCCTTCTTGCATAAGTTCATCTTAGAGATTTATGATTCAAGACATCTAAATCAATTATTACACTCTCAATAAATATAttgatgattaattttttacattatCAACCATGATTTAATCCCTTACCAACTAACAATAAAGGGTGTTTCCTCAACCATCAATACCACCATGatgataaaaatgataaaagattGGATGATCCACGTCAACAACTGAGTACCCCTATCCTTATGGCCACAAGGTAAACACTAAGCCCAATTCATCCCTATTATGGCATTTTAAGTCCCATTAACAAAAGAATCTATTGTTgctcaaatacaaaaatagaatttatgttGAGGGATCTGTTTTCAAGCTTTCAGAACTTTGCAAGAAGGAAATCGTTAGAAGGCGCAAGGCATTCCTCATGCAAAGCCTCTAAAACTTAAGTTAGATTCTTAGAGATTGCAGAAGAAATTGTAGAGCTCTTGAGTGAGTAAAAGTGACTTGAGAGGATAGATCCTCCTCTATTTATAGTTAAAATTGTTAGTGTATGCCCTACAGCTTAAGAGTTAAGTTGTAGTTGATACACTAAGTATTATAGCCTAGGCAACCACCTTCAAAAGGTTGTTGCTTAACCCAGACTAATATACCTAGGACTCCCCCTCTGGCATATCGATGTGGGATTCAACATGTTATAGTAACACATGCTAGCTATCCCCCTCTCGAGATATGTAGAATCCCCACT
This window of the Diospyros lotus cultivar Yz01 chromosome 5, ASM1463336v1, whole genome shotgun sequence genome carries:
- the LOC127802560 gene encoding cyclic pyranopterin monophosphate synthase, mitochondrial isoform X2 yields the protein MESIFGEPPPTNLASSGNNQFMVQDSQSPSPKTKEIEVGFTHIGSKGEAQMVDISVKEISKRVAVASCKVILGKKVFDLVLANQLAKGDVLAVAKIAGISGAKQTSSLIPLCHNIHLTNVRVDLTLNPIDFSVEIEGEVATTGKTGVEMEAMTAVTVAGLTVYDMCKAASRYIQITDVRLEHKTGGKSGEWSRDK
- the LOC127802560 gene encoding cyclic pyranopterin monophosphate synthase, mitochondrial isoform X1, giving the protein MFVRRVAGALPPARRLFSRNNSHDLSSSIAELNKEMESIFGEPPPTNLASSGNNQFMVQDSQSPSPKTKEIEVGFTHIGSKGEAQMVDISVKEISKRVAVASCKVILGKKVFDLVLANQLAKGDVLAVAKIAGISGAKQTSSLIPLCHNIHLTNVRVDLTLNPIDFSVEIEGEVATTGKTGVEMEAMTAVTVAGLTVYDMCKAASRYIQITDVRLEHKTGGKSGEWSRDK